From Pusillibacter faecalis, one genomic window encodes:
- a CDS encoding CTP synthase, translated as MSTKFVFITGGVVSGLGKGICAASLGRLLKQRGVRVRNQKFDPYINVDPGTMSPYQHGEVFVTDDGAETDLDLGHYERFVDEDLSGNSSISSGKIYWSVLNRERRGDYLGATVQIIPHITNEIKSRVYAMAAEDVDVVITEVGGTVGDIESQPFLEAIRQVAAERPHGDVLFIHVPLIVQVPGTGELKSKPTQHSVKELLSLGIQPDILVCRCDAPMTEEVRRKIALFCNVQPDCVIQNATAETLYEVPLLMAKEGLDEVVCRKLGLITYQPDLREWSAMVRREKEAHRHVRIALVGKYTQLHDAYLSVVEALHHAGTANDAVVEIAWIDSEELTEQNLEASLRGCGGILVPGGFGERGIEGMIRAIQYAREQRVPFFGICLGMQMAVVEFARHVLGWADANSAEFSETTRHPVIALMPDQMHITDKGGTMRLGKYPCVLAENTRSRALYGTAEISERHRHRFEFQNDCRSEMQEQGMVLSGLSPDGRLVEIVELSQHPWFVGAQFHPEFKSRPDRPHPLFYGFVKAALEQMQGKENMDESL; from the coding sequence ATGTCAACAAAGTTCGTATTCATTACCGGCGGCGTGGTGTCCGGCCTGGGGAAGGGAATCTGCGCGGCATCCCTGGGGAGGCTTCTGAAGCAGCGGGGTGTCCGAGTGCGCAACCAGAAATTTGATCCCTATATCAATGTGGACCCGGGAACGATGAGTCCCTATCAGCATGGAGAGGTCTTTGTCACAGACGATGGGGCGGAGACAGATCTGGACCTGGGCCATTATGAGCGGTTTGTGGATGAGGACCTGTCCGGCAATTCCTCAATCTCCTCTGGGAAAATTTACTGGTCCGTGCTGAACCGGGAGCGGCGGGGAGATTACCTAGGGGCAACCGTGCAAATCATTCCCCATATCACCAATGAAATCAAAAGCCGGGTCTATGCCATGGCCGCCGAGGATGTGGATGTTGTCATTACAGAGGTGGGCGGAACCGTAGGGGATATTGAGTCTCAGCCCTTTTTGGAGGCCATCCGTCAGGTGGCGGCGGAGCGGCCGCACGGAGACGTGCTGTTTATCCATGTGCCCTTGATTGTTCAGGTCCCCGGAACCGGGGAGCTGAAATCAAAGCCCACCCAACACTCGGTCAAGGAGCTGCTGAGTCTGGGTATTCAACCGGATATCCTGGTGTGCCGCTGTGACGCACCCATGACTGAGGAGGTCCGCAGAAAGATCGCCCTTTTCTGCAACGTACAGCCGGACTGCGTGATTCAAAATGCCACAGCTGAGACACTCTATGAAGTGCCGCTGCTGATGGCAAAGGAGGGGCTGGACGAGGTGGTTTGCAGGAAGCTGGGCCTGATCACCTACCAGCCGGACCTGCGGGAGTGGAGTGCCATGGTCCGGCGGGAAAAGGAGGCTCACAGGCATGTCCGCATCGCACTGGTGGGAAAGTACACCCAGCTGCACGACGCCTATCTATCCGTGGTGGAGGCGCTGCACCACGCAGGCACCGCTAACGATGCCGTAGTGGAGATTGCCTGGATTGACTCTGAGGAACTGACAGAGCAGAATCTGGAGGCATCTCTGAGAGGCTGCGGAGGGATTTTGGTGCCCGGCGGCTTTGGAGAGCGGGGGATCGAGGGAATGATCCGCGCCATTCAATACGCACGGGAGCAGAGGGTTCCCTTCTTCGGCATCTGTCTGGGAATGCAGATGGCAGTTGTGGAGTTCGCCAGACATGTGCTGGGGTGGGCGGACGCCAACTCCGCTGAGTTCTCCGAGACGACCCGGCACCCTGTCATTGCCTTAATGCCGGATCAGATGCACATCACAGATAAGGGCGGGACTATGCGTCTTGGAAAATATCCCTGTGTGCTGGCGGAAAACACACGCAGCCGCGCGCTGTATGGGACGGCGGAAATCTCCGAGCGGCACCGCCATCGGTTTGAGTTTCAAAACGACTGCCGCAGTGAGATGCAGGAGCAGGGGATGGTGCTGTCCGGCCTGTCTCCGGACGGACGGCTGGTGGAGATTGTGGAGCTTTCTCAGCACCCCTGGTTTGTGGGTGCGCAGTTCCACCCGGAGTTCAAAAGCCGCCCCGACCGCCCCCATCCGCTGTTTTACGGATTTGTCAAGGCCGCGCTGGAACAGATGCAGGGAAAGGAGAATATGGATGAATCACTTTGA
- a CDS encoding ABC transporter substrate-binding protein, giving the protein MKKKFLALLLSGVMALSLAACGGSQDDAVSDDNTDDTTADGKTYTVGIIQQQQHVALDAATEGFQDALKELLGDSVTFDPQNASGDSANCSTIVGGFVSAGVDLIMANGTTALQAAMAATEEIPILGTSITEYGVALGIDGFTGTTGTNISGTSDLAPLDQQAAMVQEWFPDAGTVGLLYCSAEPNSKYQVDTVQGYLEEMGYTCKQFSFSDSNDLSAVATTACAESDVLYVPTDNTAANNSELIGNISLDSGTPVIAGEEGICKGCGVATLTISYYDIGYKTGEMAYEILVNGANPAEMPIEYAPQFTAKYNPTMCEALGLTAPDGYEAVTE; this is encoded by the coding sequence ATGAAAAAGAAGTTCCTTGCTCTGCTTCTCTCCGGCGTCATGGCCCTGAGCCTGGCTGCCTGCGGCGGTTCTCAGGATGATGCCGTGAGTGACGACAACACCGATGATACTACCGCTGACGGCAAGACCTATACGGTCGGTATCATCCAGCAACAGCAGCACGTGGCACTGGACGCCGCCACAGAAGGCTTTCAGGATGCCCTGAAGGAGCTGTTGGGTGACAGCGTTACTTTTGATCCTCAGAATGCCTCTGGTGATTCTGCAAACTGCTCCACGATTGTGGGCGGTTTTGTCTCCGCAGGCGTGGATCTGATCATGGCAAACGGCACCACCGCTCTGCAGGCTGCCATGGCTGCCACTGAAGAAATTCCCATTTTGGGCACCTCTATTACGGAGTACGGCGTGGCTCTGGGCATCGACGGCTTTACCGGCACCACCGGCACCAATATCTCCGGCACCTCTGATCTGGCTCCTCTGGATCAGCAGGCCGCCATGGTGCAGGAATGGTTCCCGGATGCCGGCACAGTAGGACTGCTGTACTGCTCCGCGGAGCCTAACAGCAAATACCAGGTGGATACTGTCCAGGGATATCTGGAGGAGATGGGTTATACCTGCAAGCAGTTCTCCTTCTCCGACTCCAACGACCTCTCGGCCGTTGCCACCACCGCCTGTGCGGAGAGCGATGTCCTTTATGTCCCCACGGACAACACCGCCGCCAACAATTCTGAGCTGATCGGCAATATCTCTCTGGATTCCGGCACGCCTGTGATTGCTGGTGAGGAGGGTATCTGCAAAGGCTGCGGCGTTGCGACGCTGACCATCAGCTACTATGACATTGGCTACAAAACCGGCGAAATGGCCTATGAGATTCTGGTAAACGGCGCCAATCCCGCCGAGATGCCGATTGAGTATGCCCCGCAGTTCACCGCCAAGTACAATCCCACCATGTGTGAGGCCCTGGGCTTGACCGCGCCCGACGGCTATGAGGCTGTGACGGAATAA
- a CDS encoding ABC transporter permease, translating into MHLVNALPGVAALGLIWGIMAIGVYITYRILDVADLTVDGTMATGGATFIMLTMAGVPLPAALLGAFLAGMLAGLVTGLFHTACGIPAILAGILTQLALYSVNLRIMGQANRPISSRQYTLLVDQQSVRSLSLENPIFTVAIFVIMIIALLYWFFGTELGSSLRSTGSNPNMSRAQGINTNFTTVLGLMLSNGLVALSSALLAQYQGFADVNMGRGAIVIGLAAVIIGEVIFGKLFHNFALKLLTVVFGAMLYYLVYQVVIWLGLNTDDMKLITALIVAVFLALPYWKGKYFRVKPAKSLSKPESKLEGGDHNA; encoded by the coding sequence ATGCACTTGGTCAACGCCCTGCCGGGCGTGGCCGCTCTGGGCCTTATCTGGGGCATCATGGCCATCGGCGTCTATATCACGTATCGGATTTTGGATGTGGCCGATCTGACGGTGGATGGCACCATGGCCACTGGCGGCGCCACCTTTATCATGCTGACCATGGCGGGCGTTCCCCTGCCTGCTGCCCTGCTGGGGGCTTTTCTTGCAGGGATGCTGGCGGGGCTTGTCACGGGGTTATTCCACACCGCCTGCGGTATTCCGGCAATTCTGGCCGGCATTTTAACCCAGTTGGCGCTGTACTCTGTCAATCTGCGGATCATGGGACAGGCCAACCGCCCGATCAGCTCCCGGCAGTATACCTTGCTGGTGGACCAGCAGAGTGTGCGCAGCCTCAGCCTTGAGAATCCCATCTTCACAGTTGCCATTTTTGTGATTATGATCATTGCCCTGCTCTACTGGTTTTTCGGCACAGAGCTGGGTTCCTCCCTGCGTTCCACCGGCTCTAATCCCAATATGTCCCGGGCTCAGGGGATCAACACCAATTTTACCACGGTTTTGGGCCTGATGCTCTCCAACGGTCTGGTGGCTCTCTCCTCTGCGCTTCTGGCTCAATACCAGGGGTTTGCCGACGTCAATATGGGCCGGGGGGCCATTGTCATTGGTCTTGCCGCCGTGATTATCGGTGAGGTGATTTTCGGCAAGCTCTTCCACAACTTTGCCTTGAAGCTGTTAACGGTGGTGTTTGGCGCCATGCTCTACTACCTGGTGTATCAGGTGGTGATCTGGCTGGGTCTGAATACTGATGACATGAAGCTGATCACCGCTCTGATTGTGGCTGTCTTTTTGGCGCTGCCCTACTGGAAGGGAAAATACTTCCGTGTCAAACCTGCCAAGAGTCTGTCAAAGCCGGAGTCCAAGCTGGAAGGGGGCGACCACAATGCTTGA
- a CDS encoding fumarylacetoacetate hydrolase family protein, protein MKLVTFLYQGREIPGILEHDTVRPLPCASMQALIESGTVPEPAGEWLPLSMVTLLAPIPHPRQDIICLGINYRDHAEEAARFSGDAFRKERPIPIYFSKRVAEAVPPNGWINSHPGLVEQLDYEAELAVVIGRTAKDVPANQAGEYIFGYTILNDVSARVLQTAHKQWYFGKGLDGFTPMGPWITTADEVAFPPALAISSKVNGELRQHSNTSLLMTGIAEIIEELSSGITLLPGTIIATGTPAGVGMGFDPPKFLKSGDVVECTIEGIGTLCNTVR, encoded by the coding sequence ATGAAACTTGTCACCTTTTTGTATCAAGGACGGGAGATTCCTGGCATTCTAGAGCATGATACCGTCCGTCCTCTGCCCTGTGCCAGCATGCAGGCCCTGATTGAGTCCGGCACCGTCCCGGAGCCAGCCGGTGAATGGCTGCCCCTTTCCATGGTAACCCTGCTTGCTCCGATCCCGCATCCTCGGCAGGATATCATCTGTCTGGGAATCAATTACCGTGATCATGCGGAGGAGGCGGCCCGTTTCAGCGGCGATGCCTTTCGGAAGGAGCGGCCGATCCCCATCTATTTCTCCAAGCGGGTGGCGGAAGCCGTGCCGCCTAACGGCTGGATTAATAGCCACCCTGGCCTTGTGGAGCAACTTGATTACGAGGCGGAGCTGGCGGTTGTGATCGGCAGGACCGCCAAGGATGTCCCTGCCAACCAGGCTGGCGAGTATATCTTTGGCTATACAATCCTCAACGACGTATCCGCACGGGTTCTGCAAACCGCTCATAAGCAGTGGTATTTCGGCAAGGGGCTGGACGGCTTCACTCCGATGGGCCCCTGGATTACAACTGCCGATGAAGTTGCCTTTCCGCCAGCCCTGGCAATCTCCTCCAAAGTCAACGGCGAGCTTCGCCAGCATTCCAACACCAGCCTCTTGATGACCGGCATTGCCGAGATCATTGAGGAGCTCTCCTCCGGTATTACCTTGTTGCCGGGCACAATCATTGCGACCGGTACTCCCGCCGGTGTGGGCATGGGCTTTGACCCCCCCAAATTTTTAAAAAGCGGTGATGTTGTGGAATGTACCATAGAGGGCATCGGCACTCTGTGTAACACAGTCCGCTGA
- a CDS encoding ABC transporter ATP-binding protein — translation MLEVKQIWKTFNAGTVNEKQALRGISLTLNDGDFCTVIGGNGAGKSTLLNAVAGTFPVDAGSISLGGVDVTKLPEHKRAQYIGRVFQDPMLGTAPTMQIEENLALAARRGKSRGLRWGITKTEREDYIQRLKILDLGLEERLTSKVGLLSGGQRQALTLLMATLIKPQLLLLDEHTAALDPKTAAKVLDATDRLVAKDHLTTLMITHNMKDAISHGNRLIMMYEGRIVIDVSGEEKKKLTVPQLLDLFSKVSGSDEADDKLLLS, via the coding sequence ATGCTTGAAGTCAAACAGATCTGGAAAACCTTTAATGCTGGGACCGTCAATGAAAAGCAGGCTCTGCGGGGCATCAGCCTAACGCTGAATGACGGAGATTTCTGCACAGTCATTGGCGGCAATGGCGCCGGAAAATCCACCCTGCTCAACGCCGTGGCCGGGACCTTCCCTGTGGACGCTGGGAGCATCTCTCTAGGCGGCGTGGATGTCACCAAGCTGCCGGAGCACAAGCGGGCGCAGTATATTGGCCGAGTTTTTCAGGACCCTATGCTGGGAACCGCTCCCACCATGCAGATTGAGGAGAACCTGGCGCTGGCCGCCCGCCGCGGAAAGAGCCGTGGCCTACGCTGGGGAATTACCAAAACAGAGCGGGAGGACTATATCCAGCGCCTGAAAATTTTGGACTTGGGGTTGGAGGAACGGCTCACCAGCAAGGTGGGGCTGCTCTCCGGCGGCCAGCGGCAGGCCCTCACGCTGCTGATGGCCACATTGATCAAGCCCCAGCTGCTCCTGCTGGACGAGCATACTGCCGCCCTGGACCCCAAGACCGCCGCTAAGGTGCTGGATGCCACAGACCGTCTGGTTGCCAAGGATCACCTAACCACACTGATGATTACCCACAACATGAAGGATGCCATCTCCCACGGCAACCGGCTTATCATGATGTATGAAGGGCGAATTGTCATTGACGTGTCCGGCGAGGAGAAAAAGAAGCTGACGGTTCCACAGCTTCTGGATCTGTTCAGCAAGGTCAGCGGAAGCGATGAGGCTGACGATAAGCTGCTGCTTTCCTGA